Genomic segment of Deinococcus budaensis:
GCGGCGGCTGAGGGCGACGAGGGGCGCGGGGCGGTGGCGCAGTACCTCAAGGAGCAGTACATCGACCGGGGCAAGCTGGGCATCGCCACGGGTGAGGGCTTTTACACCTACCCGAACCCGGCCTACCTCCAGCAGGACTTCCTGAAGTAACGGCTGGATTAGGCGTTGGCGAAGTCAGGCGGGGAGTGGCAGGCGGGCAAACTGGGCTGTGCGGGTGGTCGCTCTCGGCACCCCCTGCCACCATGCATACACGCGCCGCAAGTTGATGCCCGCAGCAACGGCCGTGCCCTGAACGCGCAACTTGGCTTCCCGCGGTACCGATCGGTTCGTGCCCCATGGGCACGAACGGCGACTGACACGGTTCCTTCCGTTCCAGCGATTGCTGCTGAATTCGCAGAGTGCGCAACGCCTCATAAGCAGCTTGGTCCTGAACCGTGATCTTGCGGCCCAAGTGCTTTGACTTCGTGCAACGTGGCTTATCTGGGCATCGGTTGCAGAGCCCACGTCGAACCCGTGACGGGCGCGCTCATGCTGGCCCCAGCGAGCGCACTCGTGGAGAGCAGACGAAACCAGAGCGCCGTCGCAGAAGTCCCACCTCCAGCATGGAGAACCCAGTGTCCCGTTCGCGTAGGGGATCGCCAGCATTCAGGTGCCTCCCCGCTGCCAAGACCTGTTCATCCGTCACCGGGGGCCGTCGGCTCTTCAGCCCCCTTGAAACCGGCGGGCGTTCCTTCACCCGGCGTCACGTGCGGCGGCCGGGTCGAGGGCAGAAAGTGGCGGGTGATGCCCAGACTGGCGTCGGTCTTCGCGATGGACACCGCCGCGTCGGGTTCGAGGCCGCTGAGCGCACGGATGCAGTCCACGTTCTCGGGAATCACGATGGCCTCGTTGTGCACCTGGAAGGTGAGGTACACCTCGCGCCCGTCGCTGGCCAGGGCGTCCTCCCACACCGCCACCTCCCACATGTCGCCGCGGGGGCGCCGGAGGTCGCGCATCAACTCCATCACGCTGTTGAGCGCCTCCAGGCCATCCGCCGCACGCACCAGCGCCACACGCGGCGTGTCCAGAAGAATCGCGCGCAGCTCTTCCACGTCCACCGGGCGCGTCGTCTCGATCATGGCGAAGTGCAGGTGGCTGAGGTTGTAGGGACCCGCCCCGGCCAGGGTGGTGATGTCCAGCCCCGGGATCACCGTCTGGGCGTCCGGGCCCTGATGGCTGGGCACCTTCGTTTCCGGGATGGCCGTGTTGATCATGCCGTTCCGGTGCGACTCCCACGGGTCGGTCGCGCGCCGCATCAGTACGGCCCGTACGCGCCTGGCCAGGCCGCGTCCGTGCAGGGCGTGGCTGATCCGGCTGAGGGCGGTGGTATTGCAGGACACCACCCGCGCGGAGTCCCGGTTCAGCGCCCCCGCGTAATTCACCTGCGCCACGAACGAGTACCCCGCCAGTTCGTGCTTCTCCCCCCCCTGCCAGATCGCCTTGACGCCCGCCGCCTGGTACGCGGCCTGGTTGGCAGCTGCGACCTTCTTGGGGGCGCAGTCCACCACCACCTCCACCTGCGCCAGTAGTTCCTGGAGCGTTCCGGCCACGGGCACCCCGGCGGCCTGCATCTCGCCCGACCTTTCCGGAACGCTGGCGTACACCGGGTACCCGCGCTCGACCGCCACACGAATGCGGTAGTCCGATACTACGTCTGCCACACCCACGAGCTCCATGTCATCCTGCGCGCTGACCGCGTCCGCAACGCGCTTGCCGATCACGCCGTAACCGTTGACGGCCACCCGAACTTTTCCCGTCGATAAAGTCATGCTGTCCTCCCTTTCCAGAACACCAGAGGTGGTGTGCCATCCGAATCCAGCCTCGGCAGCCGGGTCAAGCAGGCCCGGCCTCGCGGCTGAAGCTGCGCTGAACATCGCGTCTCCCGTCTGGGTGCGGCCGGAGGTCCGGGCCACCTGGCGAACAGTTGCCGGGGCTCCCGAGGTGCGTCGGGCGTGTGGAGCCACAGGTTCAGGCCCTCCTTCCGCGCCCTTGGCCCCGGAGCGGGCGTGCCAATGCTCGCCGCCGCTCACGTGGCGGCCGGGCTCAGCCCCCCACCTGCGCCACCATGGACGGCCGAACTCCCCGGCCAGGTCCGCGAGCTGGCGCACCCGCCCGGCCCCCACCGTGCCGAGCGAGTGCTGGCGCTCCCGCTCATCCCCGAGCCCCATCGCCTCCTGCCACATGGCGCGTCCCGCCAGGAAGCCGGACGCCCCGGCCTGGGCCGCGATCCGCACCTGGCGGGCGAACAGCTCGAAGGGCATGCCGCCCGACAGCAGGATCCACGGGGCGCTGGACGCGGCATCCAGCGCCTCGCACGCGGCGCGCATCCGGCCCTCATCCTGCTCGAAGCGTGGGTCGGTGGGAGACTCCGCCTTGAGGACGTCCACGCCTAGCGCGGTGAGTTCCCGGGCGCTGCGGATCACCAGGTCAGGCTTACGCCGGGCGAACACCTCGGGGGCCTCGTCCCCGGGCGTGCCGGGGTACGCGACGGGCTTGACCAGGGCAGGCAGGTCCTCTTCCCGGCAGGCGGTGATGAACGCGGAGGTCACCTCCCGCTGGCGCGCCGCCGCGTCCTCCCGGCCAGGGTGGGAGGGCACCAGCAGCTTTGCCGCGTCCGCGCCCATTCGCCGGATGCGCTGCACGCTCCACCCGGTGTGCCGCGTTCCGTGGTCGTCGTTGTGCCTGGTGGCCTGCGCGCCGACCAGCATGCCCGTGTCCCGCGGCAGCGCTCCCGCCGCAATGGCCTGCGCCGCCCCGTACATGGGATCGAGCAGCACCGCGCTGGACACCGGGGCCAGGGCATGGGTGAGGTCCAGCTTGTACCCGGTGAGGCGGGCGGCGCCCACCGCTTCCGGGTGCTGGGGGTCGATCGTGCGTTGCAGCGACCCGCGGTGGTCGAGGGCCGTCATCACGAACAGCCCTTCCCGGGTGGCGAGGCGTTACAGTCCGCGGAGTTTCCTGATCGTGAGGGCATCCTGGCTTCTCCTGGAGTTTCCGGGGTCCCGGAGGGAGACAACGAGGCAACCGGACCAACGGGTCGGCGGCGGGCGCCCTCT
This window contains:
- a CDS encoding type II glyceraldehyde-3-phosphate dehydrogenase, coding for MFSAASAARPGLLDPAAEAGFGWHTTSGVLEREDSMTLSTGKVRVAVNGYGVIGKRVADAVSAQDDMELVGVADVVSDYRIRVAVERGYPVYASVPERSGEMQAAGVPVAGTLQELLAQVEVVVDCAPKKVAAANQAAYQAAGVKAIWQGGEKHELAGYSFVAQVNYAGALNRDSARVVSCNTTALSRISHALHGRGLARRVRAVLMRRATDPWESHRNGMINTAIPETKVPSHQGPDAQTVIPGLDITTLAGAGPYNLSHLHFAMIETTRPVDVEELRAILLDTPRVALVRAADGLEALNSVMELMRDLRRPRGDMWEVAVWEDALASDGREVYLTFQVHNEAIVIPENVDCIRALSGLEPDAAVSIAKTDASLGITRHFLPSTRPPHVTPGEGTPAGFKGAEEPTAPGDG